The following coding sequences lie in one Steroidobacter denitrificans genomic window:
- a CDS encoding cobalamin-binding protein produces MSRVRPLMRMLILAGAVAGPTDSAAALAVASRFGPEVAAVSAAEDDASAVPVRRILSLAPNLTELTFSAGAGERIVGTVEYSNYPEAARAIPRIGDAFRVDLERALALRPDLVLAWDSGTPLPTIEQLRKLQLHVVSIETHVIDDIPAAVRAIGKLAGTSAAADEAAARFEQDMASLRRRYRDRASISVFLQINEQPLYTVNGKHLMSEAVALCGGRNVFAGLGELAPVIGVEAVIAANPQVIINTDYAGAEAVAQWRRWRHIEAVRSGNVYSLPSDDIARATLRLVDGAREICRTLDKARARLGM; encoded by the coding sequence ATGAGCCGCGTACGTCCGCTGATGCGAATGCTGATCTTGGCCGGCGCGGTGGCCGGCCCGACTGATTCTGCGGCTGCGCTTGCGGTGGCGAGCCGCTTCGGGCCGGAGGTTGCCGCGGTCTCGGCGGCCGAGGATGATGCCTCGGCGGTGCCGGTCCGGCGTATTCTGAGCCTTGCGCCCAACCTGACGGAGCTGACGTTTTCCGCAGGTGCGGGGGAGCGTATCGTCGGAACCGTGGAATACAGCAACTATCCCGAGGCGGCGCGCGCCATTCCCCGCATCGGAGACGCCTTCCGGGTCGACCTGGAACGGGCGCTGGCGCTGCGCCCCGATCTCGTGCTGGCCTGGGACTCTGGAACGCCGCTGCCGACGATCGAGCAACTACGCAAGCTGCAGCTGCATGTCGTGTCGATCGAGACGCATGTCATCGATGACATCCCGGCGGCCGTGCGCGCCATCGGCAAACTGGCGGGAACATCGGCTGCGGCGGACGAGGCCGCAGCTCGCTTCGAACAGGACATGGCGAGTTTACGCCGGCGATACCGCGATCGTGCCAGCATCAGCGTCTTCCTGCAGATCAACGAACAGCCGCTGTACACGGTCAACGGTAAGCATCTGATGAGCGAGGCTGTCGCCTTGTGCGGCGGGCGTAACGTATTTGCCGGACTCGGCGAACTTGCGCCTGTGATCGGCGTCGAGGCGGTCATCGCTGCGAATCCGCAGGTGATCATCAATACAGACTATGCGGGTGCTGAAGCGGTGGCGCAGTGGCGCCGATGGCGGCATATCGAGGCCGTACGCAGCGGCAACGTCTATTCGCTGCCTTCCGACGACATTGCACGTGCGACCCTGCGCCTCGTCGACGGGGCGCGGGAAATCTGCCGCACCTTGGACAAGGCACGTGCGCGCCTGGGCATGTAG
- a CDS encoding EAL and HDOD domain-containing protein, producing MTRMAYRQGLGIGAARSRRRPLHTPAAIGSPASKSNLSNTIEALVARQPIFDSELRVLAHELLYRASAGHDSAELQDARTATLSVIMNACLEISLDHLVGSKPAYINFPKDLLVGGDTPLTLPLPSERVVIEVLEDVVADQEVTSGIAALRRHGYMIALDDFSFENSDAALLDLADIVKIDIMNLDAVQLERTCKALQPRNLLLIAEKIETSAQFEHCRRLGFQGFQGFFLHRPETFTGRRMPTNRLAILRIMAELQNPLVSVSDLELLVGRDTTTSYRILRCINSSYYNLPRPISSLREAIVILGLDQLRRLCALVMLAGFDDRPGQLLIDAMTRARMCELLAQQAGVADSGPYFVTGLFSVLDALVAQPLAEALSELPLAAPISRALLQGEGDLGAALSCVRHYESGDWNRVRYGALDEQQIRTAYMQALHWAEESHALVGS from the coding sequence ATGACGAGGATGGCGTATCGACAAGGCTTGGGTATCGGGGCCGCAAGGTCGCGACGTCGCCCGCTTCACACGCCCGCCGCAATCGGCAGCCCGGCGAGCAAATCGAATCTTTCCAACACGATCGAGGCACTAGTCGCGCGCCAGCCGATTTTCGATTCGGAGCTGCGCGTACTGGCGCATGAGCTTCTGTATCGCGCATCCGCCGGTCATGACAGCGCCGAGCTGCAGGATGCCCGGACTGCGACGTTGAGCGTGATCATGAATGCCTGCCTGGAGATCAGCCTGGATCACTTGGTCGGCAGTAAGCCGGCGTATATCAATTTCCCCAAAGATCTGCTCGTGGGAGGAGATACGCCCTTAACCTTGCCGCTGCCGTCCGAACGCGTCGTAATCGAAGTACTCGAGGACGTAGTTGCGGATCAGGAAGTAACGAGCGGCATAGCGGCGCTACGCCGCCACGGATATATGATCGCACTGGATGATTTTTCATTCGAGAATAGCGATGCCGCCTTACTCGATCTAGCCGACATCGTAAAGATCGACATCATGAACCTGGACGCGGTCCAGCTCGAACGAACCTGCAAGGCGCTGCAGCCCCGAAATCTGCTATTGATCGCGGAAAAAATCGAGACATCGGCACAATTCGAGCACTGTCGCCGCTTGGGTTTTCAAGGTTTCCAAGGTTTTTTTCTGCATCGGCCGGAGACTTTCACCGGACGCCGCATGCCCACCAACCGCCTGGCGATCCTGCGAATCATGGCGGAGCTGCAGAATCCGCTGGTGTCGGTTTCCGATCTGGAGTTACTGGTAGGACGCGATACGACCACGAGCTATCGGATACTACGTTGCATCAACTCCAGCTACTACAACCTGCCACGCCCGATAAGCTCCTTGCGCGAGGCTATCGTCATCCTGGGATTGGATCAGTTGCGCCGGTTATGTGCCCTGGTAATGCTGGCAGGATTCGACGATCGGCCGGGACAACTGTTGATCGATGCGATGACACGAGCCAGGATGTGCGAATTACTTGCACAACAGGCGGGCGTGGCCGACAGCGGTCCGTACTTCGTCACCGGGCTGTTCTCGGTGCTCGACGCTCTGGTCGCTCAACCCCTCGCAGAAGCCTTGTCCGAACTGCCGTTGGCGGCGCCGATCAGCCGGGCATTATTGCAGGGGGAAGGGGACCTGGGAGCGGCGCTGAGCTGCGTCCGCCACTACGAATCCGGTGACTGGAACCGGGTGCGGTACGGCGCTCTGGATGAGCAACAGATCCGTACCGCCTACATGCAAGCACTGCACTGGGCTGAAGAAAGCCACGCTCTCGTGGGCAGCTAG
- a CDS encoding sodium:solute symporter family transporter: MTRPVATYLMLLVLIALMLAITVRAARRTHNAADFILGSRRLGAWTAALGYTGGVTNAWVLTLMCAAAFSWGMSALWLWPAMLLGCVINLWFVAPRLRAASLAQSHATLIQVLSADAGGRLQPAVARSAVFILTVTLLLLASAALRFGADVLQVELAFTGGGVIMLTLTLIVISLFSGGLFAASLCDAAQTALLLGSAVLLLPPAWIAAGSWGELWAGLGALSPESLDIFGGRSGVAAVAFVAGTFGLGLVMPGQAHALSRCMAVRDEAALGRLRWIALGWIAVLLAAVLLCGWSASVMYAGLEDSRQAMIALAMRMLPLWAGSVFLLALAGAIMLGIASLLLTVSTSFALDLGYGAASSSLARCRVALIIAAALLCSLVTYVPGTSLDRGFFAFTALGASLGPLLLVRLSGKRIRPGSTLGAMWSGFILSVLFHLLPDAPGDFLERVLPFIAALGIALSGGERRRNPDRADRSEETIHDRLPI; this comes from the coding sequence ATGACACGACCTGTCGCGACCTATCTGATGCTGCTCGTCTTGATCGCCCTGATGCTGGCTATCACGGTGCGGGCCGCGCGGCGCACGCACAATGCCGCAGACTTCATCTTGGGCAGCCGCAGGCTGGGTGCCTGGACGGCGGCGTTGGGCTATACCGGCGGCGTGACGAACGCCTGGGTCCTGACGCTGATGTGTGCTGCCGCGTTTTCATGGGGCATGTCGGCGTTATGGCTGTGGCCGGCGATGCTCTTGGGTTGTGTCATCAACTTATGGTTTGTCGCGCCGAGACTGCGCGCAGCGTCCCTTGCCCAGAGCCATGCAACCCTTATTCAGGTGCTGAGCGCGGATGCCGGCGGCCGGCTGCAGCCGGCCGTGGCGCGCTCCGCGGTATTCATTCTGACGGTGACCCTGCTGTTGCTGGCCAGCGCTGCGCTGCGCTTCGGCGCCGATGTGCTGCAGGTGGAACTGGCGTTTACCGGGGGGGGTGTGATCATGCTGACCCTGACATTGATCGTGATCAGCTTGTTCAGCGGCGGCCTGTTTGCAGCCAGCCTGTGTGATGCCGCCCAAACTGCCCTGCTGCTGGGGTCCGCAGTATTGCTGCTGCCGCCGGCCTGGATTGCCGCAGGGAGCTGGGGGGAGCTGTGGGCGGGGTTGGGTGCCCTGAGCCCCGAGTCTCTGGATATCTTCGGCGGCCGCAGCGGCGTGGCCGCCGTCGCCTTCGTAGCGGGCACGTTCGGCCTAGGGCTTGTCATGCCGGGACAGGCGCATGCATTGAGCCGCTGCATGGCGGTTCGGGATGAGGCCGCCTTGGGCCGACTTCGCTGGATTGCCTTGGGATGGATCGCCGTGCTGCTGGCGGCCGTGCTCCTGTGCGGCTGGAGCGCCAGCGTAATGTATGCCGGCCTCGAGGATTCTCGGCAGGCGATGATTGCTCTCGCCATGCGGATGCTGCCACTGTGGGCCGGGTCGGTGTTCTTGCTTGCTCTGGCGGGCGCAATCATGCTGGGTATTGCCAGCCTGCTGTTGACGGTCTCCACCAGTTTCGCCCTGGATCTGGGCTACGGTGCAGCGTCATCCTCGCTGGCGCGGTGCCGAGTGGCGCTGATCATCGCCGCCGCGCTGTTATGTAGCCTGGTAACGTATGTACCTGGTACAAGTCTGGATCGTGGTTTTTTCGCGTTCACGGCGCTGGGTGCATCGTTGGGTCCCCTGTTGCTGGTGCGCTTGAGCGGCAAGCGCATCCGGCCGGGCTCGACCCTTGGAGCGATGTGGTCGGGGTTCATATTGTCTGTGTTGTTTCACCTGTTGCCGGATGCGCCCGGAGATTTCCTGGAGCGAGTGTTGCCGTTCATTGCCGCCCTGGGAATCGCGCTGAGCGGCGGAGAGCGTCGGCGCAATCCGGATCGCGCGGATCGCTCGGAAGAAACCATCCATGACCGATTGCCGATCTAG
- a CDS encoding HAD family hydrolase — protein MVVRAVCFDLDNTLWDVRPVIRRAEQAMYDLLATRYPRVVAALTAEDLREARVRIAETFPQMRHDFTFLRQQALRDHARDFGYPEIMVEEAFAAFIRARNQVELYPDVRPGLDLLFAQYRLFTVTNGNADLEQIGLAHYFERMLAARQAGALKPDPAIFRQVVAGSGLALHEVVYVGDDPELDVEGARRAGMQAIWMNRDDARWPSGLEQPVHMVRSVVDLIPLLSALGSRRSAGSA, from the coding sequence ATGGTCGTTCGTGCGGTTTGTTTCGATCTCGACAATACCTTGTGGGATGTGCGGCCGGTCATCCGCCGCGCCGAACAGGCAATGTACGATCTGCTGGCAACGCGTTATCCGAGAGTCGTGGCGGCGCTGACAGCCGAAGATCTGCGCGAGGCGAGAGTACGGATCGCCGAGACCTTTCCGCAGATGCGCCATGATTTCACCTTCCTGCGCCAGCAGGCGCTACGCGACCATGCGCGCGACTTCGGCTATCCGGAGATCATGGTGGAAGAGGCGTTCGCTGCATTCATCCGGGCGCGCAACCAGGTCGAGCTCTATCCGGATGTGCGCCCAGGTCTCGATTTGTTGTTTGCCCAATACAGGCTCTTCACGGTCACCAACGGTAATGCGGATCTCGAGCAGATCGGTCTGGCCCATTATTTCGAGCGCATGCTCGCGGCCCGTCAGGCTGGCGCCCTGAAACCCGATCCGGCGATCTTTCGGCAAGTCGTAGCAGGCAGCGGTCTGGCCTTGCACGAGGTCGTCTATGTCGGGGATGATCCGGAACTTGATGTAGAGGGTGCCCGGCGAGCCGGCATGCAGGCCATCTGGATGAATCGTGATGATGCCCGCTGGCCTTCGGGATTGGAGCAGCCCGTCCACATGGTACGTTCCGTGGTGGATCTCATACCTCTCCTGTCGGCCCTGGGGTCCAGACGCTCCGCCGGATCTGCTTGA
- the msrB gene encoding peptide-methionine (R)-S-oxide reductase MsrB, which yields MTVSESGYDLRPLDTRRREALAEALTPQQRRIILHQGTEPPFCGTLLNNRQAGLYACRLCGLPLFEAKAKFESGTGWPSFTQPLDSQHIRELLDESRGMIRIEVRCRRCDGHLGHVFDDGPPPIGKRYCLNSESLEFYPNGSSPPQRTAQDPA from the coding sequence ATGACGGTATCCGAGAGCGGCTATGATCTCCGTCCTCTCGATACACGCCGGCGCGAAGCGCTGGCCGAGGCTCTCACACCGCAACAACGCCGGATCATCCTGCACCAGGGAACGGAGCCGCCGTTTTGCGGTACGCTGCTCAACAACAGGCAGGCGGGACTGTATGCCTGCCGACTGTGCGGCCTGCCGCTATTCGAGGCGAAGGCGAAATTTGAATCCGGTACCGGCTGGCCGAGCTTCACCCAACCCCTCGACTCACAACATATCAGAGAGCTGCTCGATGAGAGCCGCGGCATGATCCGTATCGAGGTCCGTTGCCGTCGCTGCGACGGCCACCTTGGCCACGTGTTCGACGATGGTCCGCCGCCCATCGGCAAGCGCTACTGCCTGAATTCGGAGTCGCTCGAATTCTATCCGAACGGCTCATCGCCACCGCAAAGGACTGCGCAGGACCCGGCCTGA
- a CDS encoding RNA recognition motif domain-containing protein: MTKIYVGNLPFSADETQVRQLFEQHGTVESVALINDRETGRPRGFGFVEMPRADAQRAIQSLNGKEMGGRPLRVNEAQERQGGGGRGPRGGSGGGGGGGRW; the protein is encoded by the coding sequence ATGACAAAGATCTATGTAGGAAATCTGCCGTTTTCGGCGGACGAGACCCAGGTGCGTCAGCTGTTCGAGCAGCATGGCACGGTCGAATCCGTCGCGTTGATCAACGATCGTGAGACCGGCCGCCCCCGCGGCTTTGGTTTCGTGGAAATGCCGCGTGCCGATGCGCAGCGGGCCATCCAGTCCCTGAACGGCAAGGAGATGGGCGGCCGTCCCCTGCGCGTGAATGAGGCCCAGGAGCGGCAGGGTGGCGGCGGACGTGGTCCTCGTGGTGGTAGTGGTGGTGGTGGCGGCGGCGGGCGCTGGTAA
- a CDS encoding S9 family peptidase, protein MPVSNSRWFALIASLIFQCSYAIPGGQDEWQPFSVEDLVRLSRISEPVLSPDGSTVVYTVRETDMAANKGRLDLWSLDLASRDAQPRRLTTHPENDSSPQWSSDGRHIYFLSSRSGSQQIWRMPGGGGNAEQVTELPLDVGSFRLSPDGSRLALSLEVFADCSGLDCSVRRLASRVADPAKGQVFDRLFVRHWDTWSDGRVSQLFIARLENGRAGEPVSLSGTLDADVPSRPFGDASEYVFSPDGSRLVFATRLKGGTEAWSTNFDLYEVSVEGGESHNLTQDNPAWDTQPVFSPNGRLLAWRAMERAGFESDRFHLMVQDLKSGERRALTRAWDRSIDSFAFSHDGRTIYATTDHFGQHPLWAIDVKSGKPTMLTGPGRVEEFSVGRKKIIFTLASLRSPAELQVLTLRETTLRELPRMNAELLSQRRLGEPAQFTFTGADGDTVYGYVMKPANFVPGKRYPVAFIVHGGPQISFANGWSYRWNPQTYAGAGYASIFIDFHGSPGYGQKFTDSISEDWGGGPLEDLRKGLAAALEKYPWLDDTRMCALGASYGGYMINWIAGQWSEPFRCLVNHAGIFDNRSMAYTTEELWFPEWEHGGSAFTVPRNYARFNPVNHVAQWNTPTLIIHGAHDYRVPYTQGLATFTALQRRGVPSRLLFFPNENHWVLQPANSIQWHREVEKWLNRWTGTKE, encoded by the coding sequence ATGCCTGTATCGAATTCGCGTTGGTTCGCCTTGATCGCATCGCTGATATTCCAGTGCTCGTACGCCATTCCCGGAGGGCAGGACGAATGGCAGCCGTTCTCGGTCGAGGATCTGGTCCGCTTGAGCCGTATCAGCGAACCCGTGCTGTCACCGGATGGCAGTACCGTGGTGTACACGGTGAGGGAAACGGACATGGCCGCCAACAAAGGCCGCCTGGACCTGTGGTCACTGGATCTGGCGAGCCGCGATGCGCAGCCACGGCGCCTTACGACACATCCGGAAAACGACAGCTCACCGCAATGGTCTTCCGACGGACGCCACATCTACTTCCTGTCCTCGCGTAGCGGATCGCAGCAGATCTGGCGTATGCCCGGCGGCGGGGGAAACGCCGAGCAGGTCACCGAACTGCCGCTGGATGTCGGCAGCTTTCGTCTCAGTCCGGACGGCAGCCGTCTGGCCTTGTCGCTGGAGGTGTTCGCGGACTGTTCCGGGCTGGATTGCAGCGTACGCCGCCTGGCGTCACGGGTTGCCGATCCAGCGAAGGGCCAGGTATTCGACCGTCTTTTCGTACGCCATTGGGATACCTGGTCCGATGGTCGCGTGTCGCAATTGTTCATCGCCCGCCTCGAGAACGGTCGAGCCGGCGAACCGGTTTCGCTGAGCGGTACCCTGGACGCCGATGTGCCCTCCAGACCCTTCGGTGACGCCAGCGAATATGTTTTCTCGCCCGATGGCTCGCGACTGGTGTTCGCGACGCGGCTGAAGGGTGGGACCGAAGCCTGGTCCACGAACTTCGATCTTTACGAAGTCTCCGTCGAAGGCGGCGAGTCGCATAACCTGACACAGGATAATCCCGCCTGGGACACCCAACCCGTATTCTCGCCGAACGGCAGGCTGCTCGCCTGGCGAGCGATGGAACGCGCCGGCTTCGAATCTGACCGCTTTCATCTCATGGTGCAGGATCTGAAAAGCGGCGAGCGGCGGGCGCTCACCCGGGCATGGGACCGCTCGATCGATTCATTCGCGTTTTCGCACGATGGACGCACGATCTACGCCACAACCGATCACTTCGGCCAGCATCCCTTGTGGGCGATCGACGTCAAAAGTGGCAAGCCGACGATGCTGACCGGTCCGGGACGGGTAGAGGAATTCTCGGTCGGCAGAAAGAAAATCATCTTCACACTGGCCTCACTCAGGTCACCGGCGGAACTCCAAGTGTTGACGCTACGGGAGACCACGCTGCGCGAGCTGCCGCGCATGAATGCGGAACTGCTGTCGCAGCGCCGGCTCGGCGAGCCGGCGCAATTCACCTTTACCGGCGCGGATGGCGACACCGTGTACGGCTATGTGATGAAACCGGCGAATTTCGTTCCCGGCAAGCGTTACCCCGTGGCTTTCATCGTGCACGGCGGCCCGCAGATTTCGTTCGCGAACGGCTGGAGTTATCGCTGGAACCCGCAAACCTATGCCGGCGCAGGCTATGCATCCATCTTCATCGACTTCCATGGCTCGCCCGGCTACGGTCAAAAATTCACGGATTCCATCAGTGAGGACTGGGGCGGCGGGCCGCTGGAAGATCTGCGCAAGGGATTGGCCGCGGCACTGGAAAAATATCCCTGGCTCGACGACACGCGCATGTGCGCGCTTGGCGCCTCGTACGGCGGCTACATGATCAACTGGATTGCGGGGCAATGGTCCGAACCGTTCCGCTGCCTGGTGAACCATGCAGGCATTTTCGACAACCGCAGCATGGCGTACACGACCGAGGAACTATGGTTTCCGGAATGGGAGCACGGCGGCTCGGCATTCACGGTACCCCGCAATTATGCAAGGTTCAATCCGGTGAACCATGTTGCACAGTGGAACACCCCAACCCTGATCATCCACGGTGCACATGACTATCGCGTGCCTTATACCCAGGGACTGGCCACTTTCACCGCCCTGCAGCGGCGCGGTGTTCCCAGCCGGTTGCTGTTCTTCCCAAACGAGAATCACTGGGTGCTCCAACCTGCAAACAGCATCCAGTGGCATCGCGAGGTGGAGAAGTGGCTGAACCGGTGGACCGGCACCAAAGAATAA
- a CDS encoding ADP-ribosylglycohydrolase family protein: protein MPSPLPNSYWVQPGRLLAGEYPGSMSRADAMERVQQLLRAGINSFLDLTEEGELPAYDCLLPGLTEQQVRYRRIPIVDHDLPESDEYMSRILDRIDAEIAADRNVYVHCHAGIGRTGMTVACHLIRRGLDNEEALERLQHLWRQCVRSHRWPTVPETPEQVEFVRRWHDTSGSEAESAGLGVRYQGALVGLAVGDALGTLVAVSNYNAAAVMATMRDAQPLATSIHTATTVAAAQSLLASGGHDPQDQLQRYLQWFRDAEAPADFKRALAVWQWSRKPHAGSHDPNNLDPHSLPRTLAAVMFRHRDATLAIDLAADLSRTTQQSPVVLDLCRFWAGMLIDALAGVDRNTLLAYEGPATQLARRRPLKAVIEACLAENRDAAGNADDKHCQSKRQNRDGSDTQSAVLVTRMAIQAFASGMSFREAMIELTTRLRAPSAAAALCGALAGAHYGIEAIPAEWRRRLLEDAVLRSIARHLSNLQ, encoded by the coding sequence ATGCCATCTCCGCTGCCCAACAGCTATTGGGTTCAGCCCGGGCGGTTGCTCGCCGGCGAATACCCGGGCTCCATGTCGCGTGCAGATGCGATGGAGCGGGTGCAGCAGCTTTTGCGCGCAGGAATCAACAGTTTCCTCGATCTCACCGAGGAGGGTGAGCTGCCGGCTTATGACTGTCTGCTGCCGGGTTTGACGGAACAGCAGGTCCGATATCGCCGCATCCCGATCGTGGATCACGATCTGCCGGAATCCGACGAATACATGAGCCGGATCCTCGATCGGATCGACGCAGAGATCGCTGCAGACCGGAATGTGTACGTTCACTGCCATGCCGGAATCGGGCGTACGGGCATGACCGTCGCATGTCATCTGATTCGTCGTGGCCTCGATAACGAGGAAGCCCTGGAGCGGTTGCAGCATCTGTGGCGGCAGTGTGTCCGCTCGCACCGCTGGCCGACGGTGCCGGAAACGCCGGAGCAGGTGGAGTTCGTGCGCCGCTGGCACGATACGTCGGGCTCCGAGGCGGAGTCAGCAGGTCTGGGCGTACGCTATCAGGGGGCGCTGGTCGGACTGGCCGTCGGTGACGCGCTGGGTACGCTCGTGGCCGTCAGCAATTATAATGCTGCAGCCGTCATGGCGACGATGCGCGATGCGCAGCCTCTGGCTACGAGCATTCATACGGCAACGACGGTGGCGGCTGCGCAGAGCCTGTTAGCGAGCGGCGGGCATGACCCGCAGGATCAGCTGCAGCGCTATCTGCAATGGTTCCGCGATGCCGAGGCACCGGCGGATTTCAAGCGTGCGCTGGCTGTCTGGCAGTGGTCGAGGAAGCCGCATGCCGGTTCGCACGATCCGAATAACCTGGACCCGCACTCCTTGCCGCGCACGCTGGCGGCGGTAATGTTCCGGCACCGAGATGCAACTCTCGCCATCGATCTCGCTGCAGATCTGTCGCGTACGACCCAGCAGTCGCCGGTCGTCCTGGATCTGTGTCGTTTCTGGGCCGGCATGCTGATCGATGCATTGGCCGGCGTGGACCGGAACACTCTGCTGGCTTACGAGGGGCCGGCAACGCAACTGGCGCGCCGACGCCCGCTCAAGGCGGTGATCGAGGCGTGTCTTGCCGAAAACCGAGATGCTGCCGGCAATGCGGATGACAAGCATTGTCAGAGCAAGCGTCAAAATCGGGATGGGTCCGACACGCAGAGCGCCGTGTTGGTGACGCGCATGGCGATACAGGCATTTGCTTCGGGTATGAGTTTTCGTGAAGCCATGATTGAGCTTACGACGCGCCTGCGTGCGCCGTCCGCAGCAGCCGCGCTGTGCGGTGCGTTGGCGGGTGCGCACTACGGTATCGAGGCGATTCCAGCCGAATGGCGCCGGCGCCTGCTCGAAGATGCTGTCCTGCGCAGCATCGCCCGACATTTGTCGAACTTGCAATGA
- a CDS encoding FIST signal transduction protein encodes MRWASAADTDRNLAAAVEHACEAVFLGLGRAEPDLLIAFVSPAYAAGFNMLADLVRREFDKTLLFGCCAQSVIGGGREIEDRPAVSLTGALLPGVKLQGTHLETSQLPPIYAEASMWEDTLRVTAGQQPSFLLLADPYGFETETVLRGLDRVYPRAPKIGGLASGGAPRAGGSALFLGSRLYHSGCIMLTFTGDIEIDTIVAQGCRPIGDPMFVTVAHENLIRELDGRSARDTLASVFEHLRPADQELFEGSLFLGLAMQSGTSEYLPGDFLIRSILGMDPQSGALWINANIVTNSVVQFHLRDAATSAYDLERTLTEYRASRSADTNAGVLLFSCAGRGTTLYGQSDHDSNAFRRLVADLPIGGFFCAGEIGPVQHSTYLHGFTSAFAVIRTRQ; translated from the coding sequence ATGCGCTGGGCGTCAGCCGCAGACACCGATCGCAATCTCGCTGCCGCGGTGGAACATGCCTGTGAGGCGGTATTTCTGGGACTAGGCCGGGCAGAACCTGATTTGTTGATCGCGTTCGTCAGTCCGGCGTATGCCGCCGGCTTCAATATGCTCGCCGATCTGGTGCGGCGGGAATTCGACAAAACCCTCCTGTTCGGTTGTTGCGCGCAAAGCGTCATCGGCGGCGGACGCGAGATCGAGGATCGTCCCGCCGTATCGCTGACCGGCGCACTTTTGCCGGGCGTCAAGCTTCAAGGAACACATCTGGAAACTTCACAACTGCCGCCCATCTATGCCGAGGCAAGCATGTGGGAAGATACGCTGCGTGTGACCGCCGGCCAGCAGCCGTCCTTTCTGTTGCTCGCGGATCCCTACGGCTTCGAAACGGAAACCGTTCTTCGGGGACTGGATCGCGTCTATCCTCGTGCACCGAAGATCGGCGGTCTGGCTAGCGGCGGGGCTCCCAGAGCGGGAGGCTCGGCACTGTTTCTGGGTAGCAGGCTTTATCATAGCGGCTGCATCATGCTGACCTTCACGGGCGACATCGAGATCGATACAATCGTTGCGCAGGGATGCCGGCCCATCGGTGATCCGATGTTCGTTACGGTTGCGCATGAAAATTTGATCCGCGAACTCGATGGCCGAAGTGCGCGCGATACCCTGGCCAGTGTATTCGAACACCTGCGGCCCGCGGACCAAGAGTTGTTCGAGGGATCCCTATTTCTGGGACTGGCAATGCAGTCCGGCACCAGCGAGTATCTTCCGGGTGACTTCCTGATCCGCAGCATTCTCGGCATGGATCCGCAAAGCGGCGCCCTTTGGATCAACGCAAACATCGTCACCAACAGCGTCGTGCAATTCCATCTGCGCGATGCCGCTACCTCAGCTTATGATCTTGAACGTACCTTGACGGAATACCGTGCCTCGCGCAGTGCGGACACCAATGCCGGTGTACTACTGTTCTCCTGCGCCGGTCGCGGGACGACTCTGTATGGTCAGTCCGACCACGACAGCAATGCATTTCGCCGGCTTGTAGCCGACCTGCCGATCGGTGGCTTCTTTTGTGCCGGCGAGATCGGTCCGGTACAGCATTCCACTTATCTGCATGGCTTTACCAGCGCCTTCGCCGTGATCCGGACAAGACAATAG